The stretch of DNA AGTTCGGGGCGTACCGGGTTGCGTACGCGGACGGGTGCGGGGCGTCCGGGGACGCCTGAGGGGAGTGCGGGCCGATGATCGACACGGCGCTCGTGGCGCTCGGCGCCACTCTGGTCTGCGGCACGCTCGCCGTCGCGGGAATCCATACGTACGCGGCGGGCCGGGCGCAGCGCGAAGAGCTGGTCGACCGGCTCGCGGGCGGCCCCGGCCTCGACAGCTCCGGCCGCGGACGGCACTTCTCCGCCGTCGACCGCAGGGTGCGGCGCACCCGAGCGGGCCGCCGGATCGCCCTGCGCCTCTCGGCCACGGGGCTCACCGTCACGACGGGCGAGTTCGTCGTCTACGTCGCCGCCGTACTCGTAGGGCTGTGGCTGCTCGCCGCGACGGTGCTCGCCCCGTTCTTCGGTCCGATCGCGGCGGCGGCGGGGGCGTGGGGCGCGGTCACCTTCCTCAACTGGCAGCGCCAGAAACGCATCGAGGCGTTCATCGCACAACTCCCCGAGGTCGCCCGCATCCTCGCCAACGCCACCGCTGCCGGGCTCGCCCTGCGCACCTCCCTCGCCATGGCCGCGGAGGAACTGGAGGCCCCGGCGGGCGAGGAACTGCACCGCGTCGCGGACCAGCTCAGCCTCGGCCGCACCATCGACGACACCCTCGGGGAGCTGGCGGAGCGCCTGCCCTCACGCGAACTCGTCGTCCTCGTCACCACACTGGTCCTCTCCAACAAATCGGGCGGCACCGTCGTCGACTCCCTGCGGAATCTGACGATCACCCTGGAGGAACGCAAGGAGACCAGGCGCGAGGTGCGCACCATGCTCTCCGAGGTCAACGCCACGGCGTTCACCGTGCCCGCCCTCGGCCTCGGCTCCCTGCTGCTCATCAACTCCCAGAACGAGGGCGCCCTCGGCCGCGTGACCGGCTCGTCGCTCGGGCAGATCCTCATCCTCGTATCGCTCGGCCTCTACGCCATCGGGTTCTTCGTCATCCGCCGACTGGGACGGATCGAGGTATGAGGAGCCGCGGAAGCTCAGGGGCGTGGGCCGCGCACCTGGGGACCGTAAACAGGCCGGGTACGGGTGCGGCCCCTGACGCCGCGGAGAGCGGTACCGCTACCGCCGTCGCCGCCACCGCGGGAGGACCGGGATGAACCTGAGTGACAGCACGATCGGGCTGCTGCTCGCCGCCGTGGTGGGGCTCGCGGTGGCCGGTGCCATCCACGGCATCCGCATGTACCGCGCCGACGTCAAACTCCCCGACGACCTCTCCCTCGCCCTGGAGGTCGGCGCGTCCCGCGTCTCACCCGCGGGCTCCGCCGTCGACCGCCTCGGCATCCGCTTCGCCCCCCTCGTACTGCGCCTCATGGGTCCCAAACGGGTCGACGCGAAGCGCCGCAGAATCGATATGGCCGGCAACCCCGGCGGTCTCACCCTGGACCGTTACGCGGCCCGCCGCGCCGTCTACGGCGTCTTCGGCGTCGTCGTCGGCCTGATCTTCCTCACCAACGGCTCCCCGCTCTTCGCCGTTCTCACCTTCGCTTTCGGCCTGACCGCCGCCGACGCGCTGATCTGGCAGGCCATCCGCGAACGCCGCGAGGTCATCGACAGGACCCTGCCCGACTTCCTCGACGTACTCGCCGTCGTCGTCAGCGCGGGGCTCGGCTTCCGTCAGGCCCTCGACCGGGTCGCGGAACGGTACGAAGGGCCGTGGGCCCACGAACTGCGCGTCACCCTCCGCCAGATGGACATGGGGGTCAGCCGCCGCCAGGCCTTCGACGAACTACGCAGGCGCAACTCCTCCGAGCAGGTCGCACAGTTCGTCTCCGCCCTCCAGCAGGGCGAGGAACTCGGCTCGCCGATCGCGGACACCCTCATCCAGATCGCCACCGACATGCGCCGCACCGACGCCCAGAACTCCCGGCGCAGGGCGGCCAAGACCATCCCCAAGGCGACCATGGTGACCCTGGTCTTCATGCTCCCCGCGACGATGATCCTCATCGCGACGGGCATGTTCCTCGGCTCCGGCTCGGACCTCGGCTCGATCCTGGGCGGCTGATTTCAATGGCTACGGGGGCGATGGCGATGAGCGCGGTGGCTACGGGCGCGGTGGAGTCGGGCATGACGATGTCGGGCATGAGGGTGCCGGGCATGACGGTGTCGGGCTCGGCGACGACGGGCGCCATGAGGCCGGGTGTGGCGACGTCGCGGGCGAGGGCGTGGGGCTCGGTGAGCGCGATGGTGACGGGCGCGGGCGAATCGGGTGCGGGTGAACCGGGCGCGGGCGAGTCGGGTGCGGGTGAACCGGGCGCGGGCGAGTCGGGTGTGGGCGAGTCGGGTGCGGGTGAACCGGGTGCGGGCGAGTCGGGTGTGGGCGAGTCGGGTGCGGGTGAACCGGGTGCGGGCGAGTCGGGTGCGGGTGAATCAGGTGCGGGAGAGACGGCCGCGACCGCCTCCGGGGCACGCCGGGGGTGGCCGGGCAGGCGGTCGGACGGGCACTTGGGGGCGCACGCGACCCCCACGGGCGCGAATGCCGACGCCCACGCCCCTTCCACCCGCACCTCTCACGCCGCCTCCACCCGCACCTCCCGCGCCCGCCGCACGCTCCACATCCCCCGCTTCCACGCACCCCACTTACCCTTCCGCTTCCGACTCAGCCCGCAGCCGCGCCCCCCGCGCCCCCCGCGCGCGAACCGGCGAAAGGACACCCCACCGCCGCCACACTCATCCACCGGCGGCCCCGGCATGGGATCGATCCTCGCCGACGACGCCCCCGCACCGAGCCTGCGGATTCAGCTCAGCGCGTTGCAGGCGCTGTGCCGCCAGGTCATCGGAGTCAGACTCGCCGTCATCGGGCTGGGTATTCCCTTCGCCCTCCAGCACGCGGCGGACGGCCTGCCGCGCCACCTCGTACTCGCCTCAGCCGTCCTCAGCTTCATGGGCTCCTACGCGGCCCTGCGGGACTGGGAACGCGTCGGCCCCCTCCTGCTGAGACACCCCGCCCTCCTCGCGGTCGACCTGGCCGCAGGCTCGATCCTGCTGCTCACGGCTTCCCCTGACTCCCCCCTCGGCTACGCGGCCGTCTGCACCCCGCTCCTCGCGGGCCTGCTCTACGGCTGGCGCGGCTCCGGCGTCTTCACCGGCCTCCAACTCGCCGTCCTGCTCACGGTGTACCGCGCGTGGGACCCGTCCGCGGTCAGTGTCGCGGGAACGCTGCTGATCGGCGGTTTCTGCGTGGCGGCGGGGATCATCGGGGTGACCCTGCGGAACCTGATGTTCAGATTCGGCGCGGCCGGCCAGGCCCTCGCCGACGCCAACGCCCGGCTCGCCGTGGCCGATGCCCTCGAATCCGAACGCGCGAGACTCGCCCGCGAGATGCACGACTCGGTCGCCAAGACCCTGCACGGCGTCGCCCTCGCCGCCGACGCCCTCGCCGTGACCGCCGACCGTACCGACCCTGGCACGGTCCGCCGAAGGGCCGCCCTCGTGGCGGCCTCGGCGCGCCGGGCCGCGGTCGAGTCCCGCGAACTCCTCGCTGACCTGCGTCGACGTACGGAGCAGGGGGCGATGGAGGCCGACGTCCGGGCGGAACTCAGCTCGCGCGCGGCCGACTTCGCCGCACGTACGGGGGTACTGCCCGAGCTGCGACAAGTGGGCCGGGTACCGGCGCGACTCGCACCCGGAACCGCCCGCGAACTCCTGGCCATCGCGGGCGAGGCCCTGGAGAACACGGCCAGGCACGCGAGCGCCACCCGTGTGAGCGTCGAGTACGGCACGGCCCCGGAGACGGCGGGCGGCTCTCCCGCACTACGGCTGAGCGTCCTCGACAACGGAAAGGGACTGCCGCCGGGTCTGTCCCTCCACGACCTGCGTGCGGCGGGCCACTTCGGCCTCGTCGGCATGGTGGAACGGGCCGTAGCGCTCGGCGCCCGCATCCGTATCGGCACCGGCCGCAGCGACGGCGGCACGGAGGTACGGCTCGACCTGCCCCTGCCACCCCCCGCCCCGGACAGCCACCCGACCTTCAGAGAGGAGGCCATCCATGCGGGAGAAGAACACTGAAGACGTCCCGTGGAACCCGGCCCCGGCCCAGGGCCCGAGCCTGCGGATCGTGATCGCCGACGACAACCCGGTCGTACGGGCCGGGCTGCGAGCCCTGCTTGAGGACCGCACGGACATCCGGGTCGTCGCGGAGGCGGCCGACGGCGGCCAGGCCCTGACGCTGGTCGCCCACCACCGCCCCGACGTGGTCCTCCTCGACGTACGGATGCCGGGCGTGGACGGCATGTGCGCCCTGCCGAGGCTGGCGCGTACGGCGCCGGTGCTGATGCTGACGTACAGCGCGGAGCCGGCCCTGATCCAGCAGGCGCTGCGGCTCGGAGCCGCCGGATATCTGGTCCACGGCGAGTTCACCGCGCCCCAACTCGTCGCGGCGGTACGGGACGTGCGGGGCGGACGTGCCACGTTCACCCCGTCCGCACGGGACGCATTGCCCACGGGGGGCCGCCCGGAGATGCCAGGCGTCTCGAATCGGCCCGGACCCTCGCGAAATGCTTCGCACTTGCAATCATCTGTGCCAGAGTCTTTCCCGGAGCGCTCCCGCCTCCGCGGGGCCCCTTCGCGGACGGCCGCTGCGTCGCCCCAACCCCGCTTGAGTGAAAGGGAGGTGGAGGTGATGGACCTGATCGCTTCGGGTATGAGCAACCGGCAGATCGCCGCCACCTGCTTCATCAGCGAGAAGACGGTCAAGAACCACATCAACCGCATCTTCGCGAAACTTCACAGTGCGACCCGGAGCGAAGCGATCGCCCTGTGGCTGGGCACGACCCATGCCGCACTACGCATGGGGGCGGCTCCTCATGCGTAAACCCCGTGGTTGGGCCCACGGGCCCTCGCCCGCGCCCCCTTCGGCCACATACGTTCCCCTCACCGTAGGTCCGGCCGCACCCGGAGGAGACCACCGTGGCACGCAAATCCCTGACACGAACAACCGCCCGCCTGCACATCGCCCTGACCCACCTGCCCCACACTCTCGCCGGCCGCACGCGGGGGGCGGGGCGGGACCGGGGAGCGGGGTTCGTGGAGTATGCGGGGCTGATGATTCTGATCGCGGGGATCTTCGTGCTGATCAATGGCTTGGGGCTGGCGGGGCAGATTTCGGGAGCCATCGGCGATGCGGTGGACAAGGTGACAGGCGGCTGAGCCGACTCGGAGTACCGCGCGACCGAGGGCAGACTCTCCCCATCTACATTTGGATGGCGGGGATTCTGCTCTTTGTTGCTTTTGGCTTCTTCGCTTTCGCACAAGCAGCAGTCGCCAGAAACGGGGCTCAATCAGCCGCCGATGCGGCTGCCCTTGCCGCAGCACAGGCCAGCCGAGACGAACTTGTCGATGGGCTCGGGGGTGCGATCGGCGCCGGGGGCGATGGCTGGCTCGGTTGGCTCGACGGTACGCGGGGTGTCGGCGGACAGGTTCAGGCTGCGGCGGGCCGACTGGCCGCGGCGAACGACTCGCACATCGTCGGCGGGGTGCAGGCGGTGTTCGTGGACGCGTATCCCGGTTACCACGTACAGGCCGAGACGAATTACACCGTGGGTGAATCGATAATTCCGGGGACTGAATCACGACAGGCGACGGCTGATGCGACCGCCGTGATAAAACCGCGCTGCGATGTGGATCCAGACGCCGATCCTACGAAATCAGTGGTATTCGCATGTGACGGTGGAGAGATTTTCGACCTGGACCGCAAGGATTTCGACGTGGCCGATCTTCCCGATGCCTCGGTTCTGTTCGCTGTGCATTTGGCCGACTGATGGAACGACGACGGAAGGACTCGCACCGATGAATGTTCGGCGCCAGGTGAGGGCTCGTCGGGCACTGACCACCGTTGCGATCCCGGTGGGGCTCGCGCTTGCCCTGGTGGGCTGTGGCAGCAGTGATGGGGATGATTCTCCGCAGGCGGCAGATCACTCGAAGATGTCGGCCACAGCGAAGGAGAGCCCTGGCGGATCCGACACGGGCAAACCGGAGCAGGGTGGAGGTTCTGATTCGTCACTGAGTGAAAGCCGGGCCGGGGACTTGACGGTCAGTATCAAGTCGGCCGTCCGTGACGCGGGCGGTTTCGTGACGGTCTCCGGGAAAGTGACCAACGGCGGGTCGGAACGCTGGATGGCTGAAGACTGGATCGGTGACGAGAAGGAACTCGGAGGGAACGCCTCATCCGTAGCCGGCGCGTCCCTCGTGGACAAAGAGGGCAAGAAGAAATACCTGGTCCTCCGTGACACGGAGGGGCACTGCCTCTGCACGCGGTTTGTCGGAGGTGTGCGTGGAGGCCAGACCGTCGACTGGTTCGCCCAGTTCCCCGCACCCCCCGAAGGCACCACAAAGGTCGACTTCCAGGTCGGTGCCATGCCCCCCGCCTCCATCGACATCTCCGAGGGTGAGTGACCCATGCCACGCACACGTCGGGCAGGGCGGGCGGGGCGGGGCGTGCCCGTGGTGGCCGTTGTCGCTCTGCTCGGGAGTCTGGTCGTCGGCGCCGGCCGGTCCGCCGCCGCCGATGGCGACGAACCGAGCGTGCCCCCCGGCAGCACCACGACCTCACCACCCCCCAAGGTGGACAACGACAGCCCCGGCCTGAAACTCGCCGACGGCGCCACCCTCGCCCCCGCCAAGGTGCTGGACATCAAATCCGTCGTGGAGGACCTGGGCGGCGAGGAACGCCGTGAGGACACCAACACCGACGTCAAATTCGCACTCCAGGCCGAAGTCCTCTTCGACAAGGACGAGTTCGGGATCACTCCGGCGGCGACCTCCCGTATAAAGGCCATCGCGGACGAGGCGAAAGCGCAGAAGGCCAGCAATGTGCGGGTGTTCGGGTTCACCGACAACCTCGGCTCGTACGCGCACGGCAAGACCCTCTCGAAACGCCGGGCCGACGCCGTCCAGAGCGAACTGGCCGACGAACTCGGCGCGGATGTCACCTTCGAGGTACGCGGATACAGCGAGGACTACCCGATCGCCGACAATTCCTCCGAGGAAGGCCGTAAGAAGAACCGCAGGGTGGAGGTCTCCTTCCCGAGGGGCGCGGGAGCCGAGCAGCCGAGCGAGGAGTCGAGTACGAGCTGACCCGGCGGCCAGAGCCCGAGCCGAGCCCGGTCCCGTCCCGGGGCCGCACCCGCTCCCGCCCCGAAAAACGATTCGCCCCCCAAACCGCCCGATGCGAAGATCGATCCCATGGCACCCCGCACCCACCGCACATTCGACGCCCTCGTCGCGGAGGCCGAGGCGGCCTCTGTCGACGGCTGGGACTTCTCCTGGTTCGAGGGCCGCGCCACAGAGGCCCGGCCGTCCTGGGGGTACGCCCGGTCGATGGGGGAGCGCATGGCACGGGCCACCGCCGCGCTCGACATCCAGACCGGCGGCGGCGAGATCCTCGCGGGCGTCGCCGAGCTGCCGAAGCTGACCGTCGCCACCGAGGGCTGGCCGCCCAACGTGGCCAAGGCCACCGAGTTGCTGCGGCCGCGAGGCGTGGCGGTCGTCGCCGACGAGGAGGAGCCACCGCTGCCCTTCGCCGACGGGACCTTCGACCTGGTGGTGAGCCGGCACCCGGTCAGGACGTACTGGGACGAGATCGCGCGGGTGCTGAGTCCGGGCGGCCGCTACTTCTCGCAGCAGGTGGGCCCGTCGAGCGTGTTCGAGGTCGTGGAGTACTTCCTCGGCCCCCAGTCCGAACAGACGCGGAACTCCCGCCACCCCGATCAGGCGCGCGCCGCCGCGGAGAAGGCCGGTCTTGAGATCGTCGACCTGCGGTCGGAGCGGCTGCGGATCGAGTTCTTCGACATCGGCGCCGTCGTCCACTTCCTCCGTAAGGTCATCTGGATGGTTCCCGGCTTCACCGTCGAGGAGTACCGGCCGCGCCTGGCCGAGCTGCACCGCGAGATCGAGGCTGAGGGCCCCTTCGTCGCCCACAGCACCCGTTTCCTCATCGAGGCACGCAAGCCGGCCTGACGGCTGGGCGGCGCCGGACCGTCGACCCCGCTCCGTCGGCCGACCGGGTGGCCGCCGCGTACTGAGCCCCGCCGGGCTTGTCCGGCCTTGTCGCCCGCAAACTCAAACCGCCGGAATTCGCCAAAAAAGCCGATGTCGGCGAGTGGCGCCGTCCCGCCCGTCCCTACGCGCCCCGTCACGTGGTCGGCCATCCGCTGCCGAGCCCAACTCGGGAGGGTTCAGGCGAATCGCCCGCCGGTGGGTGGCTTGAATCCGCATTGTTACCCCGCCGCCCTCGTCCGGCCGCCGTTTTTCGCGTAAGTTCGGACCAACAAAAATTCGCGTGAGCAAAGTAACGCGAGTGGTACCGCGCGGTGGAGGGGGCCGCGCGGTGCCAGAAGTCGCACTCCGGGCGCGGTCCGTCCGCCGCCCATCCGCCCGTGAGGCGTGACCGGTTCACTCGTGGAGCACTATCCGCGCTCCCGGACCGACGCCCCAGCCGGCCAGCGCACCCGCCTCCGCCTCCAGTACGTGCCTGGCGCGCACGCGGGGCAGGCCGATCCGGCCCGGCCGCATGGTCCGTACGGCGAGGACGTTCAACCGCCGGTCCAGGTAGGCCACATCGATGGCGAACCGCATCCCCAGGGTGTGCACGCTGCTCGCCGGGCTCAGTAGGAGTGCGCCCGTGATCCCGTCGCGCCCCAGCAGCCCCTTGGCCCGCGCCCCCGCCGAGTCCGCGATCTCCAACGGCACGGTCCCCGCGACCGTACTGGCCGCCCAGGACGCACCGGCCGCCCAGGACGCACCGGCCGCACGGGACACCCCGGCCGCACGGGACACCCCGGCCGTACGAGCCGTATCACCCGCACCGGGCATTCCGCCCGCACCGGGTACTCCGCCCGCACCGGGTACTCCGCCCGCACCGGGTACTCCGCCCGCGCCGGCCGAGGTGTGCGAACGGGGCGAAGTGTCCGCCGGATCCGCCCCGTCCGTCCTGTCTGTCGTATCCGGCGCGTCCGCTGTGCCTCGCACGTCCGCCGTACGTGACACGTCCACCGTCCCCGCCACCGCCGTCACGCTGAAAGTCGCCACCCCGGCGACCGTAGTGGTGGTCGACCGTCGGCGCGCCCCTTGTGTCAATCCGGGACTCGCCGGTCCCACTCGGGGGGCCCGATTCTGCCCAAATGGACCACCCCGAGAGGCCCAGTACAGAAAAACGGCAGAAACGGGCGGGTAAGTGCCCTAAAGGACCGGAAACGCACAGCCCCGAGTCGCCGTTTGGTCTCGGAGAGTAGTTGTGGCACGCCGATGCACCCAACATCCCTCACGAAGGGTTATGGTGGAAACCCCCCCTCGGGCCGGTCCGTATCCCCCCCCCCACGGACCGGCCCGTTTTCTGTCTCCGCCAAGGAGCCAGGGGAGGGGGGCGAGCGTGAGGCGGGGCGAGGCAGGAACCCGGTCCCACCCCCGGGCGTCCGCCCCCCGTCTCACGCGCTCACCCGATCGGCGCCGAGCCCCGCCGAGGCCGCCCCGCGCACGACGCCACCCCGCCGGAAACCTGGCCGCGGACCGTCACCAGCCCAGTCCGGCCCAGCCCAGTCCGGCCCAGCCCAGTCCGGCCCGGCCCAGCCCAGTCCGTGACCGTCAACACGCCGGACCGTCAGCATCCCCCGACCGCCACCCGTCCCGGACCGTCACCAGTCCCGGGACCGTCACCGCCCCCCGGCCTCGTCAAGTCACCGGGCCGCGGCCTCACCAGTCCAGCGTCAGCGCGTCGATCGCCGTCAGCTCGTCGTCGGTGAGCTTGGGCCCTTCGAGGGCGCCGACATTGTCGTCGAGCTGCTTCGTGCTCGACGCCCCGATCAGCGCCGAGGTCATCCGCTCGTCCCGCAATACCCACGCCAGGGCGAGCTGCGCCAGGGTCTGCCCACGCCCGGCGGCGATGTCGTTCAGCGCGCGCAGCTTGCGCAGCGCCTCCTCGGAGAGCGCGTCAGGATCGAGCGACTTGCCCTGGGTGGCCCGCGAGCCCTCGGGGATACCCCGCAGGTACTTGCCGGTGAGCAGGCCCTGGGCGAGCGGGACGAAGGAGACGCAGCCCATGCCGGCCGCCTCCAGGGTGTCCAGCAGCCCGTCGTCCTCGGTCCAGCGGTTGATCATCGAGTAGGACGGCTGGTGGATGAGGGCGGGGACGCCCATCTCCTTGAGCAGCCGGGCCGCCTCCGCGGTCTGCGCCGAGTTGTACGAGGAGACTCCCACGTAGAGCGCCTTGCCCTGCCGTACCGCCGAGGCCAGCGCGCCCATCGTCTCCTCAAGCGGAGTCTCCGGGTCGAAACGGTGCGAGTAGAAGATGTCGACGTAGTCGACGCCCATCCGCTCCAGGGACGCGTCCAGGGACGACAGCAGGTACTTGCGTGAGCCCCCGTCGCCGTACGGGCCCGGGTGCATGGGGTATCCGGCCTTGGTGGAGAGGACCAGCTCGTCGCGGTGGCGCGCGAAATCCTGTTTCAGCAGCTTCCCGAAGTTCAGCTCGGCCGAGCCGGGCGGCGGCCCGTAGTTGTTGGCCAGGTCGAAGTGGGTGATGCCCAGATCGAACGCGTGGCGAAGAATCCCGCGCTGCGAGTCGAGAGTGCGGTCGTCCCCGAAGTTGTGCCACAGGCCGAGCGAAACAGCGGGCAGCCTCAGGCCGCTACGCCCCGCGCGGCGGTACTCCATCGAGTCGTACCGGCCCTCAGTCGCAGCGTAGAAAGCGTTGTCCGTCATGGGGTGAGGCTACTTCAGCGCCTCCCGACCCCCCGATGGGATCCCCTCCGTGCAGCGGTATGGTGTCGCCTTCGGGGACTGCCTGCGGGACTGTTTATCGCACGTTGCACGGAGAGGCTGACAGACGTGAACCTGCGCGACCTGGTGTACGGACTCTACGCGCGCCGGGTGGAAGGCCGCCTCGATCACGACGGGGTACCCAAGCACATCGGCGTCATCCTCGACGGCAATCGCCGCTGGGCCAAGGCCTCGGGCGGCACGGCCGCGCAGGGCCACCAGGCGGGCGCGGAGAAGATCGAGGAGTTCCTCGGCTGGTGCGCGGAGACGGACGTCGAGGTCGTCACCCTGTGGATGCTCTCCACCGACAACTTCGACCGCCCCGAGTCGGAACTCGTGCCGCTCCTCGGCATCATCGAGGAGTCCGTACGCACCCTCGCCGCCGACGGCCGCTGGCGCGTCCACCACGTGGGCACCCTGGACCTGCTGCCCGAGCGCACCCAGGCGGTCATCAAGGAGGCCGAGCAGGCCACCCACGACAACACCGGGATACTCGTCAACGTCGCCGTCGGCTACGGAGGCCGCC from Streptomyces tsukubensis encodes:
- a CDS encoding type II secretion system F family protein — protein: MIDTALVALGATLVCGTLAVAGIHTYAAGRAQREELVDRLAGGPGLDSSGRGRHFSAVDRRVRRTRAGRRIALRLSATGLTVTTGEFVVYVAAVLVGLWLLAATVLAPFFGPIAAAAGAWGAVTFLNWQRQKRIEAFIAQLPEVARILANATAAGLALRTSLAMAAEELEAPAGEELHRVADQLSLGRTIDDTLGELAERLPSRELVVLVTTLVLSNKSGGTVVDSLRNLTITLEERKETRREVRTMLSEVNATAFTVPALGLGSLLLINSQNEGALGRVTGSSLGQILILVSLGLYAIGFFVIRRLGRIEV
- a CDS encoding DUF5936 domain-containing protein, encoding MNLSDSTIGLLLAAVVGLAVAGAIHGIRMYRADVKLPDDLSLALEVGASRVSPAGSAVDRLGIRFAPLVLRLMGPKRVDAKRRRIDMAGNPGGLTLDRYAARRAVYGVFGVVVGLIFLTNGSPLFAVLTFAFGLTAADALIWQAIRERREVIDRTLPDFLDVLAVVVSAGLGFRQALDRVAERYEGPWAHELRVTLRQMDMGVSRRQAFDELRRRNSSEQVAQFVSALQQGEELGSPIADTLIQIATDMRRTDAQNSRRRAAKTIPKATMVTLVFMLPATMILIATGMFLGSGSDLGSILGG
- a CDS encoding sensor histidine kinase, whose protein sequence is MGSILADDAPAPSLRIQLSALQALCRQVIGVRLAVIGLGIPFALQHAADGLPRHLVLASAVLSFMGSYAALRDWERVGPLLLRHPALLAVDLAAGSILLLTASPDSPLGYAAVCTPLLAGLLYGWRGSGVFTGLQLAVLLTVYRAWDPSAVSVAGTLLIGGFCVAAGIIGVTLRNLMFRFGAAGQALADANARLAVADALESERARLAREMHDSVAKTLHGVALAADALAVTADRTDPGTVRRRAALVAASARRAAVESRELLADLRRRTEQGAMEADVRAELSSRAADFAARTGVLPELRQVGRVPARLAPGTARELLAIAGEALENTARHASATRVSVEYGTAPETAGGSPALRLSVLDNGKGLPPGLSLHDLRAAGHFGLVGMVERAVALGARIRIGTGRSDGGTEVRLDLPLPPPAPDSHPTFREEAIHAGEEH
- a CDS encoding response regulator transcription factor — protein: MREKNTEDVPWNPAPAQGPSLRIVIADDNPVVRAGLRALLEDRTDIRVVAEAADGGQALTLVAHHRPDVVLLDVRMPGVDGMCALPRLARTAPVLMLTYSAEPALIQQALRLGAAGYLVHGEFTAPQLVAAVRDVRGGRATFTPSARDALPTGGRPEMPGVSNRPGPSRNASHLQSSVPESFPERSRLRGAPSRTAAASPQPRLSEREVEVMDLIASGMSNRQIAATCFISEKTVKNHINRIFAKLHSATRSEAIALWLGTTHAALRMGAAPHA
- a CDS encoding pilus assembly protein TadG-related protein is translated as MSRLGVPRDRGQTLPIYIWMAGILLFVAFGFFAFAQAAVARNGAQSAADAAALAAAQASRDELVDGLGGAIGAGGDGWLGWLDGTRGVGGQVQAAAGRLAAANDSHIVGGVQAVFVDAYPGYHVQAETNYTVGESIIPGTESRQATADATAVIKPRCDVDPDADPTKSVVFACDGGEIFDLDRKDFDVADLPDASVLFAVHLAD
- a CDS encoding OmpA family protein, yielding MPRTRRAGRAGRGVPVVAVVALLGSLVVGAGRSAAADGDEPSVPPGSTTTSPPPKVDNDSPGLKLADGATLAPAKVLDIKSVVEDLGGEERREDTNTDVKFALQAEVLFDKDEFGITPAATSRIKAIADEAKAQKASNVRVFGFTDNLGSYAHGKTLSKRRADAVQSELADELGADVTFEVRGYSEDYPIADNSSEEGRKKNRRVEVSFPRGAGAEQPSEESSTS
- a CDS encoding class I SAM-dependent methyltransferase, which gives rise to MAPRTHRTFDALVAEAEAASVDGWDFSWFEGRATEARPSWGYARSMGERMARATAALDIQTGGGEILAGVAELPKLTVATEGWPPNVAKATELLRPRGVAVVADEEEPPLPFADGTFDLVVSRHPVRTYWDEIARVLSPGGRYFSQQVGPSSVFEVVEYFLGPQSEQTRNSRHPDQARAAAEKAGLEIVDLRSERLRIEFFDIGAVVHFLRKVIWMVPGFTVEEYRPRLAELHREIEAEGPFVAHSTRFLIEARKPA
- a CDS encoding DUF192 domain-containing protein, with product MPGAGDTARTAGVSRAAGVSRAAGASWAAGASWAASTVAGTVPLEIADSAGARAKGLLGRDGITGALLLSPASSVHTLGMRFAIDVAYLDRRLNVLAVRTMRPGRIGLPRVRARHVLEAEAGALAGWGVGPGARIVLHE
- the mgrA gene encoding L-glyceraldehyde 3-phosphate reductase, whose amino-acid sequence is MTDNAFYAATEGRYDSMEYRRAGRSGLRLPAVSLGLWHNFGDDRTLDSQRGILRHAFDLGITHFDLANNYGPPPGSAELNFGKLLKQDFARHRDELVLSTKAGYPMHPGPYGDGGSRKYLLSSLDASLERMGVDYVDIFYSHRFDPETPLEETMGALASAVRQGKALYVGVSSYNSAQTAEAARLLKEMGVPALIHQPSYSMINRWTEDDGLLDTLEAAGMGCVSFVPLAQGLLTGKYLRGIPEGSRATQGKSLDPDALSEEALRKLRALNDIAAGRGQTLAQLALAWVLRDERMTSALIGASSTKQLDDNVGALEGPKLTDDELTAIDALTLDW
- a CDS encoding isoprenyl transferase, translated to MNLRDLVYGLYARRVEGRLDHDGVPKHIGVILDGNRRWAKASGGTAAQGHQAGAEKIEEFLGWCAETDVEVVTLWMLSTDNFDRPESELVPLLGIIEESVRTLAADGRWRVHHVGTLDLLPERTQAVIKEAEQATHDNTGILVNVAVGYGGRQEIADAVRSLLLDAAKKGTSFEELAEKVDIDLISEHLYTRGQPDPDLVIRTSGEQRLSGFMLWQSAHSEYYFCEVFWPAFRKVDFLRAMRDYAERHRRFGG